A genomic segment from Deltaproteobacteria bacterium encodes:
- a CDS encoding acyl-CoA dehydrogenase family protein, translating to MRRDIFTPEHDLFREQFRRFAAKEIAPKIDDWSARGMSDRESWRRAGAEGFLGANAPAEYGGAGADFLYDAIIMEEMAWLRAHGMMISLHSDICMPYITTYGSNEQKRKYLPGAISGELILGIAMTEPGTGSDLANVQTKAIRQGDHYVLNGSKTFISNGQIADLFIVVAKTDPNANPPHKGVSLLLVEADSPGFVRGRKLDKLGLRGQDTSELAFEDCVVPVANRLGEEGQGFKMLMEKLQQERLCIAVSSMASCRRSLHDTIEYVRQRHAFGQPIAAFQNTQFKLAELATETEVGQAFVDKLLAAHVRGDEIVTEVSMAKWWTTDLQKRLSIECLQLHGGYGFMHEYPISTDYADAAVQSIYAGTNEIMKVIIARRLGLA from the coding sequence ATGCGACGTGATATCTTCACCCCCGAGCACGATCTCTTTCGCGAGCAGTTCCGCCGCTTCGCCGCGAAGGAAATCGCTCCTAAGATCGACGACTGGAGCGCCCGCGGCATGAGCGACCGCGAGAGCTGGCGGCGCGCCGGCGCCGAGGGCTTCTTGGGCGCTAACGCCCCAGCCGAGTACGGCGGCGCCGGCGCGGACTTTCTCTACGACGCCATCATCATGGAGGAGATGGCGTGGCTGCGCGCTCACGGCATGATGATCTCCCTGCACTCAGATATCTGCATGCCGTACATCACGACCTACGGCTCCAACGAGCAGAAGCGCAAGTACCTGCCCGGCGCCATCAGCGGCGAGCTGATCCTCGGTATCGCCATGACCGAGCCGGGCACCGGCTCCGACCTCGCCAACGTGCAAACCAAAGCGATTCGCCAGGGCGATCACTACGTGCTCAACGGTTCCAAGACCTTCATCTCCAACGGCCAGATCGCCGATCTGTTCATCGTCGTCGCCAAGACCGATCCCAACGCCAACCCGCCGCACAAAGGCGTCAGCCTGTTGCTGGTCGAAGCCGACAGCCCCGGCTTTGTGCGCGGGCGCAAGCTCGATAAGCTCGGACTGCGCGGGCAGGACACCAGTGAGCTGGCCTTCGAGGACTGCGTCGTGCCGGTCGCCAATCGGCTCGGCGAAGAAGGGCAAGGCTTCAAGATGCTGATGGAGAAGCTGCAACAAGAACGCCTGTGCATCGCCGTCAGCTCGATGGCCTCTTGCCGGCGCTCATTGCACGACACCATCGAGTACGTGCGCCAACGCCACGCCTTCGGGCAGCCGATCGCCGCTTTCCAAAATACCCAGTTCAAGCTCGCCGAGCTGGCCACCGAGACCGAGGTCGGCCAAGCCTTCGTCGACAAGTTGCTGGCCGCGCACGTGCGCGGCGACGAGATCGTGACCGAAGTCAGCATGGCGAAGTGGTGGACCACCGACTTGCAGAAGCGGCTCAGCATCGAGTGCCTGCAACTCCACGGCGGCTACGGCTTCATGCACGAGTATCCGATCTCGACCGACTACGCCGATGCCGCGGTGCAGAGCATCTACGCCGGCACCAACGAGATCATGAAAGTGATCATCGCCCGCCGCCTGGGCTTGGCGTGA
- a CDS encoding class I SAM-dependent methyltransferase — protein MKPPPLTRSEAYAERLETLGGAGWKRWLDVQRPYRRHLRRLALGFTLEVGCGLGRNLLHLERHGVGVEHNPRAVEIARRRGCTVMLPEEFRTSDYARPGRFDSLLLAHVVEHMSLAEAVALVGEHLGFVRNGGTVVLIAPQEAGFRSDPTHVEFMDAPKLLHILESNGVTAQRAYSFPLPRVAGRVFTHNEFVVIGRKP, from the coding sequence ATGAAGCCGCCGCCGCTGACTCGGAGTGAGGCGTACGCCGAGCGTCTCGAGACGCTCGGCGGCGCCGGCTGGAAGCGCTGGCTCGACGTGCAGCGGCCGTATCGCCGGCACCTGCGCCGGCTCGCCCTCGGCTTCACCCTCGAAGTCGGCTGCGGCCTCGGGCGCAACCTGCTGCATCTCGAACGCCACGGTGTCGGCGTCGAGCACAACCCGCGGGCAGTCGAGATCGCCCGCCGGCGTGGCTGCACGGTCATGCTTCCCGAAGAGTTCAGAACCTCCGACTATGCCCGGCCGGGGCGCTTCGACTCGCTGCTGCTGGCTCACGTGGTCGAGCACATGTCGCTGGCTGAGGCCGTGGCCCTGGTCGGAGAGCACCTCGGCTTCGTTCGCAACGGCGGCACCGTCGTGCTGATCGCACCGCAAGAAGCCGGGTTTCGCAGCGATCCGACCCACGTTGAGTTTATGGATGCTCCCAAACTTCTGCACATCCTCGAAAGCAACGGCGTGACGGCGCAGCGTGCCTACTCCTTCCCCTTGCCACGGGTCGCCGGCCGGGTGTTTACTCACAACGAGTTTGTGGTGATCGGCCGTAAGCCGTAG